One Accipiter gentilis chromosome 11, bAccGen1.1, whole genome shotgun sequence DNA window includes the following coding sequences:
- the CCDC71L gene encoding coiled-coil domain-containing protein 71L: MTRSRKQAALARGAAKMNQEAGSAAAAAAGARAVAAAGAAGDGAAPAAWGLEGEAEKVVYSRSQVSFAGTKALGDALKLFMPKSTEFMSSDSELWNFLCSLKHEFSPVILRSKDVYGYASCRAVVPDPPPPSAERPRRRAGKRRLPPADAKRRAGAAGGSGKRRRRRRRRRRRGRERQRQAAAAPAPAADGPRGGGEAAAAAAALEPEPPGEEADSERGSPAEGADWEPFGGKSLEEIWKAATPRLTTFPTIRVRGSVWSRRSLAAARRRAQQILGVDLSPVVRVRRFPVAPS; encoded by the coding sequence ATGACGCGCAGTAGGAAGCAGGCGGCGCTGGCGAGAGGAGCCGCGAAGATGAACCAAGAGGCGGGGAGCGCCGCGGCAGCGGCCGCGGGAGcccgggcggtggcggcggcgggggcagccggcGACGGAGCGGCGCCCGCCGCCTGGGGGCTGGAAGGGGAGGCGGAGAAAGTTGTGTACTCGCGCTCGCAGGTCTCCTTCGCGGGCACCAAGGCGCTGGGCGACGCCCTCAAGCTCTTCATGCCCAAGTCCACGGAGTTCATGAGCTCCGACTCGGAGCTGTGGAACTTCCTCTGCAGTCTCAAGCACGAGTTCTCCCCGGTCATCCTCCGCAGCAAGGACGTCTACGGATACGCCTCCTGCCGCGCCGTCGTCCCCGACCCGCCGCCGCCCTCGGcggagcggccccgccgccgcgccggcaaGCGGCGCCTCCCGCCCGCCGACGCCAagcgccgggccggggcggcgggtggCAGCGGCaagcggcggaggcggcggcggcgccgccgcagGAGGGGCCGGGAGAGGCAGCGGCaagcggccgcggccccggccccggcggccgacggcccccgcggcgggggggaggcggcggcggcggcggcggcgttggAGCCGGAGCCGCCGGGCGAGGAGGCGGACAGCGAGCGGGGCAGCCCGGCGGAGGGGGCCGACTGGGAGCCCTTCGGCGGCAAGTCGCTGGAGGAGATCTGGAAGGCGGCCACCCCTCGCCTCACCACCTTCCCCACCATCCGGGTGCGGGGCAGCGTCTGGAGCCGGCGGAGcctggcggcggcgcggcgccgggCGCAGCAGATCCTCGGCGTGGACCTGTCTCCCGTGGTGCGGGTGCGCCGCTTCCCCGTGGCGCCGTCCTGA